TACATGCGCTCGAACCCGGCCGAGCGGCTGTGGCGCGAGCTGCGCGTCGACCGCATCTGGGAGGGGACGAGCGAGATCCAGCGGCTCATCGTCAGCCGCGGGCTCGAGCGGCGCGGCCCGGCGACCCTGCTGTCGCTCTAGGCTACGGAGATGGCCGACTCCGAGCCGCTCGACGCCGGCACGGCCGCCTGGCACCGGCGCCTGCACCACACGCCGCACGACGGCCTGACCGAGGACACCGCCCAGACGCCTGGCATGCGCCGCTACGAGGCGATCTCGGGCAAGCGCAACGGCTCGCGCAAGATCTGGATGGGCAAGAACCACGTCGCGCCGAACATGCGCTCGGCCGACCACCACCACGGCGAGGCCGAGACCGGCATCTACGTCGTCTCCGGCCACCCGGTGTTCGTGTTCCTGGAGGACGGCCAGGAGCGCCACATCGAGACCGGCCCGGGCGACTACGTCTACGTGCCGCCGTGGGTGCCGCACCGCGAGGAGAACCCCTCGCTCGACGAGGAGGCGGTCGTCGTCCTCGCCCGCAGCACGCAGGAGGGGATCGTGGTCAACCTGCCCAGCCTGCGCGCGGCCGTCCCGGAGCTCGACCGGATCATCGCGGGGGAGGAGATCTAAGCGGCGAGGCGCAGCGGCTCGGTCGACTGCGCGGGGAAGAGCTGGATGACCGGCGCCGGGCCGAGGTGCGCATGGATGTTCGCGATCGCGTGCTCGAGCTCGGGGCCGTGGCCGCCCACGCGGAAGAGCGGGCTCGA
This is a stretch of genomic DNA from Gaiellales bacterium. It encodes these proteins:
- a CDS encoding cupin domain-containing protein; the encoded protein is MADSEPLDAGTAAWHRRLHHTPHDGLTEDTAQTPGMRRYEAISGKRNGSRKIWMGKNHVAPNMRSADHHHGEAETGIYVVSGHPVFVFLEDGQERHIETGPGDYVYVPPWVPHREENPSLDEEAVVVLARSTQEGIVVNLPSLRAAVPELDRIIAGEEI